Sequence from the Sardina pilchardus chromosome 15, fSarPil1.1, whole genome shotgun sequence genome:
AAACTCTAGGGACTACATTGATTGTTTCCTTGCAGAAATGGCAAAGGTGAGATGTGTCATTCCAACAATTACTTGGGGAGTATACCATAGATATTGGACACCTGATACCGCATTGTCCGTTGATTTCTATTTAGTTGCATACATCAACGCAGTCGCTATATTGCTGGCGACAAcaccttactgtctatgggctaTGGCCCGTATCAGGAGTTGAGTAGCATATTTAGTCAGGTAaggcctgattttttttttttttttttatgatgtaGCCTAGAGAATGGAACAGCACGTCCGGGCAACCAAGGCAACGTTATCAGAGAGTGCTAGTTGGTCATCAAACATGTGATAGCTGATGTCATGTTTGGGGTAAAGGATTGAAGTAAGTTTGTTGGTATGAGGTCCAACGAGCGTGTAGTAGGATGGCTACATGTCAAAGAGTTTGGATACCTCATTCTCGGAGAAAGGTGCTGATGCAGAAAATAAAGTTCCAGAGACCACTAAAGGTTGTGAGAGTGCAGTATCTGACTCGGTCACGCCCTGCCAAGACAGATATGTGAGGagagatatgtggtaggactgcTGCACGTCACACAGTGTTGTTGGTGTCCTTAAGCGGAGGAGACAGGTTAAGAGTGGACTGGTTAGAGAATTTCCTTTGTTCATGGAAAAATTAGGAGGGTTGAGTTGATTGAAGGTTTAGAGAAAAGTTTCCAGGTGTCATTGGCAGTGTTAATTTTATCATTGTAAAAGGCCATCTTTACAGAAGTGTCCGGTAGCGTGTGAGGTCATCGACTACTTTGGATTTTTTTGGAAGCTATACGGAGCTGTTGCATTATGTCATTGCATTCTGCATTGCATTGTTTTCTGTGTAATTTTCTCAGGGCGGAGAGCATGCCTGGGAGAGCAGCTGGCCAGATTGGAGCTGTTTCTGTTCTTCAGCTCGCTGCTCCAGCGGTTCTCCTTCTCACCACCAGAGGGCGTAGAACCCAGTCTGGAGTTCCGGCCTGGAGGCACTCTCAACTCCTTGTCTTCCTCACTGAGGCACATATACACTATTCTAAATCCTATGTTTACAAATTCAACTCTGCACACTTAAGGGACACAATCAGGCAAAACCTGAAACTTGAATCTAGTGAAGAATGTTGCAACATGCAATGCATTTCTACAGTAAAATACCATTCTATTTGAGTGCTCAGACATTACGAATAAACTTCCCATGTAATAACTGCCCATTTCTTTTTGGGATCCTGACTTGCTCTCCTTCCccttccattttctctcttcccAGCATCAGTACACAACAGCTTACTGTATTTACATGAGGGGTGCCCTGTTCTGCCCTTTCATATACTTTTAAAATAGTCTGTGAATGTTATTCAATCCAATGCGATGATGAGGAGGATTGTTTTTTTGCCAATCTTTAataattactttttaaaataaGGACGATCATAGATTTAAAACAagataagcacacacaaacgTCTCAAACAGACCGAAATATGATCTGATCCTAAAAATATTTTACCATTACCATTTTGTCAGGTTGATGGGGTCAGGtgccctggaaatccagagttctcgcaagagcacaatttgaattgtgtctgcaagatactttggcaatgagcaatgatgcacgttacttttaccCCAGGCATTGGGGGAAAACGATCAAATCGGTGTACCTGATACAGGCGAGCCAGAGGCGAGCTTAACTGATGCCGACAGCGCTGCTACTttcaaagtcagtaaacattgatCGTAGTGATATCCagttgcgtgcagtgagattttcaaatgcatgcttgatGCCGCTCCTCGAGTTGGGTCATTAGATTATTTGTGGGCGTGGCCAGaaccttaatctgaaagattaccagggtctggattttccaggatAGGGGTCAGGTGGAGCTTGAAAATGTCCCACctccaaagtggggaatgacagaaaaggtttgagaaccactgctctagaaTTTTGAATGGCTGTTTTCCAGAACGAATGTTTGGATCTTTTTGTGAAAGTCTTGAAGAAGCCTGAAAGTTTAGCTCATAGTCTACTTCAAAACCAGTGTTCAAAACCCGGAGGTTCGGTCTATCGTAGTCCTACCCCAGTGTTCACTCCAGTGTTTGTTCAACATTCTACatgtatataggcctattgatttGGCATGATGGATTGTTTAATAAAACTTTACAAAGTGGTGTAGGGGGTAAAATATATGACATAATCAAATCCATGTATATATTGACAACAAATGCGCTGTGAAAATTGATAACAGCAGGACTCCCCATTAACAAAACAGAAGTTAAATTCCTGCTCCTTGCAGATGACCTGGTGCTGCTCTCGCCCTCTGATCTAGGGCTACAGTAGCACTTCTGTCTGAACTGGGCCCTAACAGTTAATTTGTCAAAACAAAGATTGTAATCTTCCAAAAGAAAGACAGATCCCAGGTAACTAGACAccttttcactcttttttcaCTCAGTTTTACTGTCTGCTGGGTATGGTCTATAGTTCACTGTCTGCTGGGTAGCAAATTGGTTGTTGTTCATTGTCTGTTTTCTGCAGTTATGTCTGTCCTTCATGCTATTTATCTGAGAGTTGCATCAATTTGTTGACATGGCAATAGGCCAATATTTATTGAATCCCGATAGTtagactacacacaattatattgTGCTTATTTTAGACTATAGCCTTCTGGATGCAGCatattaggcctaggctacaaacATAAACAGGGATGTGATGGGAGGAAGCCAGACCTGACCTCTACTGTTGAAATGTTAAAATATTGGTCTGtttttattgtaggctactaggCTGTGCGATGTAAGCTGTGTGCACATAGGCCAAGTAtatttaaaacatatttaaatataataataataataaaaaaaaaaaaaaacagatagcgAACAACACGTTACAATGAACGTTACAAATCAAGGATTCTAGATTGCTCTGCTCGGCTCCAAGACACAGTTGGCTACATTACATAGATTTGTTTAATTGTGACGTTAGATTCCGTTTATATCTATTGTATTGTGACGTCATATGAATTACAGTATAATAAAAATAGGTTTCAATTCCTAAACTTCTTATTGTCGCTAGTCCCAGAAGAGGTAGTCCCGTTTTTactttacaaaaaaatataacAGGCTAGTCGTTAACCTATGCTATGGATAATCCCGATAGGGATGACCAGCACTGTAAACACAGTGCTCCCCTACCCTCGTCGTCCCCGGGGGACCAGGAAGAAAACACCTCTTGTGAGGAATTAACGACCCCGTCCGAAGAGGTGAAGATAGGCCCGTCTGAGGAGCGAAAGCCTGCATCACTAACGGAAACCGTGTTAAGGACTCCTTCAGGTGCCACATGTGAGGATTTGGAAAAGAAAGTGTCCGCCCTGGAGATGCAGACTGAAGCCAGTGTAGATGAGAGCTCCGCTGGTGAAGACTCTGCTTCAAACGAACCCTCTTATCCAACTAAATCTGATTATCTTTTTATTGGGTGAGAATTTATGTTAAAGTTTCACAAACTTGTCATCATGTAAAAAAACATGCTCTGCTAAATTACAGTTTTAATTGCTGCTTTCATCTAATTAAAAGGGATCATCATGCCAAGTGGTGGAACTGGTACCAAAAGAAGTATGGCTATCTCTCCAAGCATGATTTCTTTACTGTCCAGTGTCTTGAGGTTAGGCTCCTTCTATGCAGACATTAAAATTCACAACAAACATAGCTATTGAGAGTGACATTACTATCCTGGATCTTTCAGTGGGAGGTGCAATCATCAAATGATCTCCCAGatgacagtgacagtgatgAGGAAGAGTCGTCGTCGGTGAGTGCTGAGAGGATTACTGGATTGTACACTTTTAACAATCTCAGTTTGATTAACATTCACACTGGTTTTCTTCCTTGGACATATTCATAAAAGAGAACATTTATTTCAGTCAGTAATAATAGTCAGTCAGTCATTAAagctgttttattattattattattattattattcaggaCTATGAGCAGGAGGCCAGAGAAGAGAGCATGGTTATGGACATCCCTGGAGCCTTTGTGCCGTGAGTTGTGAAACCCTTTTGTCAAAGTGTTGTCATGTCATATGCTTACTTAGTTCTATCAGTGGTGTTTTACCCAAATGTTATTGCAGCTGCAACCCTGTTGTGATGGAGGTGTATCGCGTGGCCATGATGGAGTGGAAGCATTTTGTCCTGGCAGAGAGGTTTCAGGAGATGGACGGGCCTGGACTGAGCTGGGGGCTCCTGGCTCTAGTCTGCAAGATGGGCGGAGTAAGTCTGCCTCTCCAgaaatgtgtacagtatttcatgtcattgtgtgtgtgtgtatgtctatggatATGGAAGGGTGTGACGGAGGAAAATATGCAATGCCATACTTTATTCAATCACAACAACGGCATTACTTCATTCAATAGCTGATATTTTCCCCCTATGTATTTTTACATTCAACAGTGCACAAAAGAGAACATTTGTAAGAAGACAATTTGAAGAATTCTATCATTTAATCAAAAATGCATATTATTCCAGGTGGTCAGTGGCAGTGACATTGCTGAGTTGCTGATGCTGAAAATGAAAACCTTTGCCAAGGCAGCTTCAAGACCCACGGCAGGAACCACCAGCATAGCTATGGCCCTTATTGCTGGCAAGGCTGAGGTATGCTcctctacatacatacatgtacagtatatatatcacAGACCATGTGCATACACATGAAGCTCAGGCTTATAGATTTTTATGTTAAAATGCTGAAACTCTGAGACAGAGCAGATGTCATGCCTGTCTGTACATTTGTCCATTATGTAAGTTGTCATAGTAAACCATTATCTGTTTTATAGGAAGCTCTGGACCTGGCTATGAGGCGAGGCTTGATGCACCATGCCTTCATTCTCGGCAGCTTTGTTGGTATTCAACCATCTCTTTGGATGAAAGGGTAGGCATACAGCTTCATAAAAGAGATCAAAACACAATCAAAAGACATTGCTGTACCTCACCATAATGTTTCCTGTcattctttgttgttgtttgtttgtttattttgtttggtttgtttgaTTTATGAATGCTGTATTATTCGTGGTTCCTGCAGGTGCTTTGATAGTGTCGAGGATGCGGATCCACTGAAGACGTACTATCAAGTCCAGTTGGGAGAGATCCCCTCCATGGCCTCTGTGAGTGGTCATATGAACTTATTCATGGACTTAGCACACTGAACACTATTAATCACTGGGACTGCTGTTGTTCACAGCGCATACAGCAATCAGAGAAATTATTTCAGATAGAGTTATTGTTTTACCAATAATTTAAAGTTTTCATATTAGTTAATccatttttaatttgttttactatttatttatatttatttattattgtatgtacagtaaagtGATTCAGACCTTGATGACCTGTTCAAAACCGATGTTTTGGTGTATGGATTCTTACAGGCCTGTGGCAGAGACTGGCGTATCCACCTTGCTATGGTGTTGGCGCCCCCGCCTTCCCGTGGTTTTCACGGCTCGTTTGAATGTCGCCAGGAGACTATTGCGAAGATGGGAGAAACATTTGGTACATCCTACTTtacaaatcaaatgaaaagaaaCTAAAACAACTTTAACATTGATCTACAAACATATTTTCTCTCAGATGCTCTAATTTCAGCTTCTGTTGTCTTTCGctatttctccttctctcatctcaGGATCGAAAGGGCTAAAACACGCTGCTCACTTCTGTCAAATGTTGCTCGAGTTGGGGTCTGATTACCCGGACACAATGTCTCTGGCTAATCGTGTAACAGACTGGATGAACATCCTGAGGGAGATGGATGAAGAAGCACTGTTTTGGAATGTGTACGGTGCTCCACGGGATGGACGGGCCTTTCGTGGTGATGCAGAGAGGTTCTACCAGAGACCCTCTACGGCTGCTACATTGGACTCATGCACCATGACGAACACAGTTTCCATTGATGCAGCGGTCCCTAGGTCTACTAGGCTTGAGCCACTCTCTGGACCACGTCTGCCAACTGTGAATCCAGCGATGAGGCAGCAGATGAATGCTGCTGTGACCCCTGCACACTCCCAGCAGTCAAAGGATGAAGGGAAGGAACAAGCAAATACTCAGACCAAGACCAAGAAGAAATCTTCTAAGAAGGTTTGCATCTACAATGTTTTGCATCATAGCTTCATGATTCATCTCTAAATGTTGGTGTGAGGTCACTGAAAGggttttatttgtctgttttagAAATCGTGGTTTAGGCGTTTGGGATGCTTCTCATGTTTTGGCGCAAAAGAGATGGACTAGGTGCATTTTTACCAGTGGACATTTGAGCAGGTATGGATGTTGTTTTAAAATTCCATTAGTCCAATAGTCCATGACTATTTtccttttgtgttattttgCAAAACTTTGATCTCatcattctccccctctccccgcaGGACCAAATGAATTTATCTCCCTCACCTCTACAATCCGACGGACTTTCTATTTTGAAAaccaatacaaataaaatactttattgcaggccgatgggtgtacagtcactaaatgtactcataaatacatttatttttggtgcagttcataacatttcatctgaagataggggcgattaaagcaatataatactgcattttcattttttaccataggggtgcaaatcacaaatgttATAAATGGTTATAAGCTAATTAAATCTATGCGGGCTCTTAAGACCAatataccataaacatttcgtCATCCTCTGTGCCACAGTTCAGGTAGTTATTGAGTCTACTGgagctacatgcccaccaagcttcatgtgccccggtgtgtTATGTCATACCACCGTCAAGTAAAGCGTAACCGAAACTTTTGTCATTTTGCTCACTGGATATATTTTAAATGCCAAGCAGACTGGATTTAGTCCCATGGCTGTCCACACGCCTCCCCAGGCCTTAGCTCAGGCTTCTGATAGTGAACTTAATACAAGTAGCTACACTCCAACATTCCCTGAAGGTAGATTGGTATTAAGGAAAAGCTATTACCCTTTCGAGGGTGCCCATCCTTCAGATGTCTTTGTCTGTTTTCTGTAAATGGTGGTTTAACATAGTGAGGTAGGCTGCTTTGTTATCTGTTGTTTTGGTTTGGGAAGGAGAGCCATCCCTTCACTCCAGTCTTTTTCCTTACAGAATGGACTGTAGGCACAGCTGAGGATGTCTCATATGTCCTCAGGAGCTCCTGCACCAtcttagtacacacacacagcgacagacagacagccaaaaacacatacaagaacacacacacaaatacacacacacacctgcacacaaatacagtacgcacacacacagacacacacactcacacacgcttcTGGAGAGGGACGGAGACGGACAGAGCGTTAAACACAGGCTGTACACTCCTGCTATGATGGTACCATtagcccacag
This genomic interval carries:
- the LOC134101594 gene encoding uncharacterized protein LOC134101594; translated protein: MDNPDRDDQHCKHSAPLPSSSPGDQEENTSCEELTTPSEEVKIGPSEERKPASLTETVLRTPSGATCEDLEKKVSALEMQTEASVDESSAGEDSASNEPSYPTKSDYLFIGDHHAKWWNWYQKKYGYLSKHDFFTVQCLEWEVQSSNDLPDDSDSDEEESSSDYEQEAREESMVMDIPGAFVPCNPVVMEVYRVAMMEWKHFVLAERFQEMDGPGLSWGLLALVCKMGGVVSGSDIAELLMLKMKTFAKAASRPTAGTTSIAMALIAGKAEEALDLAMRRGLMHHAFILGSFVGIQPSLWMKGCFDSVEDADPLKTYYQVQLGEIPSMASVSGHMNLFMDLAH